A window of the Streptomyces sp. NBC_01351 genome harbors these coding sequences:
- a CDS encoding galactose-binding domain-containing protein, whose product MTPLPRFRRRRLAVLSILLTVVALVIGPATTSSADPGWWNPVARPAPDSQINVTGEPFKGTDAQGKVRGFVDAHDHLMSNEGFGGRLICGKPFSEQGIADALKDCPEHYPDGSLAIFDFITKGGDGKHDPDGWPTFKDWPAHDSLTHQQNYYAWVERAWRGGQRVLVNDLVTNGVICSVYFFKDRGCDEMTAIRLEAQKTYEMQAYIDKMYGGPGKGWFRIVTDSAQARQVIEQGKLAVVLGVETSEPFGCKQILDVAQCSKADIDRGLDELHQLGVRSMFLCHKFDNALCGVRFDQGALGTAINVGQFLSTGTFWKTEQCTGPQHDNPIGLAAAPSAEKQLPAGVAVPSYAAGAQCNTRGLTELGEYAVRGMMKRKMMLEIDHMGVKAAGRAFDILESESYPGVISSHSWMDLDWTERVYKLGGFIAQYMGGAEGFSAEAKRTDALRDKYNVGYGYGTDMNGVGGWPGPRGADTPNPVRYPFRSTDGGSVIDKQTTGQRTWDLNTDGASHYGLVPDWIEDIRIVGGQDVVDDLFKGAESYLGTWGASERHRAGVNLAAGAPTSASSAEWNPFVSYAPGRAVDGDRGSRWASDWSDDQWLRIDLGTTNLVKRVTLDWERAYGKGYRVEVSSDGTNWQSAWSTTTGDGGLDTALFSGVSARYVRVHGVQRGTQWGYSLHEVGVYSS is encoded by the coding sequence ATGACCCCCCTCCCGCGTTTCCGGCGCAGACGCCTCGCGGTCCTCTCGATCCTCCTCACCGTGGTGGCCCTGGTGATCGGGCCCGCGACCACCTCCTCGGCCGATCCCGGCTGGTGGAACCCGGTCGCCCGGCCCGCGCCCGACTCCCAGATCAACGTCACCGGCGAGCCCTTCAAGGGCACCGATGCCCAGGGCAAGGTCCGCGGCTTCGTCGACGCCCACGACCACCTGATGTCCAACGAGGGCTTCGGCGGCCGTCTCATCTGCGGCAAGCCGTTCTCCGAGCAGGGCATCGCCGACGCCCTCAAGGACTGCCCCGAGCACTACCCGGACGGCTCCCTCGCGATCTTCGACTTCATCACCAAGGGCGGCGACGGCAAGCACGACCCGGACGGCTGGCCCACCTTCAAGGACTGGCCCGCCCACGACTCGCTCACCCACCAGCAGAACTACTACGCCTGGGTGGAGCGCGCCTGGCGCGGCGGCCAGCGGGTGCTCGTCAACGACCTCGTCACCAATGGCGTGATCTGCTCGGTCTACTTCTTCAAGGACCGCGGCTGCGACGAGATGACCGCCATCCGCCTGGAGGCGCAGAAGACGTACGAGATGCAGGCCTACATCGACAAGATGTACGGCGGCCCCGGCAAGGGCTGGTTCCGCATCGTCACCGACTCCGCGCAGGCCCGCCAGGTGATCGAGCAGGGCAAGCTCGCCGTCGTCCTCGGCGTCGAGACCTCCGAACCGTTCGGCTGCAAGCAGATCCTGGACGTCGCGCAGTGCTCCAAGGCGGACATCGACCGCGGTCTGGACGAGCTGCACCAGCTGGGCGTGCGCAGCATGTTCCTCTGCCACAAGTTCGACAACGCCCTGTGCGGGGTCCGCTTCGACCAGGGCGCGCTCGGCACCGCGATCAACGTGGGCCAGTTCCTGTCGACCGGCACCTTCTGGAAGACCGAGCAGTGCACCGGCCCGCAGCACGACAACCCCATCGGGCTCGCGGCGGCGCCCTCGGCGGAGAAGCAGCTCCCGGCGGGCGTGGCCGTGCCCTCGTACGCGGCGGGCGCGCAGTGCAACACCCGTGGTCTGACCGAGCTCGGTGAGTACGCGGTGCGCGGCATGATGAAACGCAAAATGATGCTGGAGATCGACCACATGGGCGTCAAGGCCGCCGGCCGGGCCTTCGACATCCTGGAGAGCGAGTCGTACCCCGGGGTGATCTCCTCGCACAGCTGGATGGACCTGGACTGGACCGAGCGGGTCTACAAGCTCGGCGGCTTCATCGCCCAGTACATGGGCGGCGCCGAGGGGTTCAGCGCGGAGGCGAAGCGTACGGACGCGCTGCGCGACAAGTACAACGTCGGCTACGGGTACGGCACCGACATGAACGGCGTCGGCGGCTGGCCGGGGCCCCGCGGGGCCGATACCCCCAACCCCGTGCGCTACCCCTTCCGCAGCACCGACGGCGGCTCCGTCATCGACAAGCAGACCACCGGGCAGCGCACCTGGGACCTCAACACCGACGGTGCCTCGCACTACGGCCTGGTCCCGGACTGGATCGAGGACATCCGGATCGTCGGCGGCCAGGACGTGGTGGACGACCTCTTCAAGGGCGCCGAGTCCTACCTCGGCACCTGGGGCGCCTCCGAGCGGCACAGGGCCGGCGTGAACCTCGCGGCGGGTGCCCCCACCTCCGCCAGCTCGGCCGAGTGGAACCCGTTCGTCAGCTACGCGCCGGGCCGGGCCGTGGACGGGGACCGGGGCAGCCGCTGGGCGAGCGACTGGAGCGACGACCAGTGGCTCCGGATCGACCTCGGGACCACGAACCTGGTCAAGCGCGTCACCCTCGACTGGGAGCGCGCGTACGGTAAGGGCTACCGCGTCGAGGTCTCGTCCGACGGCACGAACTGGCAGTCCGCATGGTCCACGACCACCGGCGACGGCGGCCTGGACACGGCACTGTTCTCCGGAGTCTCGGCCCGCTACGTACGCGTCCACGGGGTGCAACGCGGCACCCAGTGGGGCTACTCCCTCCACGAGGTCGGCGTGTACAGCAGCTGA
- a CDS encoding zinc ribbon domain-containing protein YjdM, which produces MTETPLPPCPECSGEYTYEMGALLVCPECGHEWQPASAEAADAASEERVIKDSVGNVLADGDTVTVVKGLKVKGSTSGIKAGTKVRNIRLVDGVDGHDIDCRIEGFGNMQLKSSVVRKG; this is translated from the coding sequence ATGACCGAGACCCCTTTGCCCCCCTGCCCGGAATGCTCCGGCGAGTACACCTACGAGATGGGCGCCCTGCTCGTCTGCCCCGAGTGCGGGCACGAGTGGCAGCCCGCATCCGCCGAGGCCGCGGACGCCGCCTCCGAGGAGCGGGTGATCAAGGACTCGGTGGGCAACGTGCTGGCGGACGGTGACACCGTCACGGTCGTCAAGGGGCTGAAGGTCAAGGGCAGCACCTCCGGCATCAAGGCCGGCACGAAGGTGCGCAACATCCGCCTCGTCGACGGGGTCGACGGCCACGACATCGACTGCCGGATCGAGGGCTTCGGCAACATGCAGCTGAAGTCCAGCGTGGTCAGGAAGGGCTGA
- a CDS encoding alpha/beta fold hydrolase, whose translation MTTFSAPDGTLLAYRVTGDGDPVVCIPGGPADSAYLGDLGGLSAHHRLIVPDLRGTGGSALPEDPSSYRCDRLVEDVEALRAHLGLPRMDLLAHSAGTNIAVQYAARHPERVGRLTLVGPSVRAVGLEITGETRRACALLRKGEPWFPAAFAALVELTEGRGGDAEAIAPFFWGRWDAAARERHAAAQPDNQEAVAGFGAEGAFDPEVTRAALAAFDRSVLVLTGEFDLNSPPPMADEYAGLFPDADLVVQPGAGHYPWIDDADRFAAAVRAFLAPSSHRTRQ comes from the coding sequence ATGACCACCTTCTCCGCACCTGACGGAACCCTCCTCGCCTACCGCGTGACCGGCGACGGCGATCCCGTCGTCTGCATCCCCGGAGGCCCCGCCGACTCCGCCTACCTCGGCGACCTCGGCGGGCTGTCCGCACACCACCGGCTGATCGTCCCGGACCTGCGCGGCACCGGCGGGTCAGCGCTCCCCGAGGACCCCTCCTCCTACCGCTGCGACCGCCTCGTCGAGGACGTCGAGGCGCTGCGCGCCCACCTGGGACTCCCCCGGATGGACCTGCTGGCCCACTCGGCCGGCACGAACATCGCCGTCCAGTACGCGGCCAGGCACCCGGAGCGCGTCGGCAGGCTCACCCTGGTCGGCCCCAGCGTTCGGGCCGTCGGCCTGGAGATCACCGGGGAGACACGGCGCGCGTGCGCCCTGCTCCGCAAGGGCGAGCCGTGGTTCCCGGCGGCGTTCGCGGCTTTGGTGGAGCTCACCGAGGGCCGGGGCGGCGACGCGGAGGCCATCGCACCCTTCTTCTGGGGCCGTTGGGACGCCGCGGCCCGCGAGCGGCACGCCGCCGCCCAGCCGGACAACCAGGAGGCCGTCGCCGGGTTCGGGGCCGAGGGGGCCTTCGACCCGGAGGTCACGCGCGCGGCGCTCGCCGCCTTCGACCGCTCCGTGCTCGTGCTCACCGGGGAGTTCGACCTCAACAGCCCGCCCCCGATGGCCGACGAGTACGCCGGGCTCTTCCCCGACGCGGATCTCGTGGTGCAGCCGGGGGCGGGGCACTACCCGTGGATCGACGACGCCGACCGGTTCGCGGCCGCCGTCAGGGCCTTCCTGGCGCCGTCGTCTCACCGTACGAGACAGTAG
- a CDS encoding sigma-70 family RNA polymerase sigma factor — protein sequence MTGKEDGVEEAALRLGALTEEQAGRMFADMNEVIRAGEEMRGLRAEMINVLAGLGWTQDKIARLTGMSQPAVSKQVAKHKGDDGALPPMGLSLDQRDAPWLEGRLWGLAEEISESCRETARCTRYVEALARGRKRFTPGNVDALRRLVEEDLRLHRAELPGGYRDAYDEIGRGLDVPSKTTAANSSPSVRRTLAHRIQRDRLRSER from the coding sequence ATGACAGGCAAGGAAGACGGCGTGGAAGAAGCGGCCCTACGCCTCGGGGCGCTGACCGAGGAGCAGGCCGGGCGGATGTTCGCCGACATGAACGAGGTCATCCGCGCGGGCGAGGAGATGCGGGGGCTCCGCGCGGAGATGATCAACGTGCTGGCCGGTCTGGGCTGGACCCAGGACAAGATCGCCCGGCTCACGGGCATGAGCCAGCCCGCCGTCTCGAAGCAGGTGGCGAAGCACAAGGGAGACGACGGTGCGCTCCCACCGATGGGCCTCTCCCTCGACCAGCGCGACGCGCCCTGGCTCGAAGGGCGCTTGTGGGGCCTGGCCGAGGAGATCTCCGAGAGCTGCCGGGAAACCGCCCGCTGCACGCGCTACGTCGAGGCTCTCGCCCGGGGGCGCAAGCGCTTCACCCCGGGGAACGTGGACGCGCTGCGACGCCTCGTCGAGGAGGACCTGAGGTTGCACCGGGCGGAGCTGCCCGGCGGCTACCGGGACGCGTACGACGAGATCGGCCGTGGCCTCGACGTCCCGTCGAAGACCACGGCCGCGAACTCGTCGCCCTCGGTGCGCCGCACCCTGGCCCACCGCATCCAGCGCGACCGGCTCAGGAGCGAGCGCTGA
- a CDS encoding radical SAM protein, whose translation METRSRTALVEGLMERFPHVPREAVIKEDLLRGGMAFDESALSGTADGGSGDVKPKSYFIFSFDHRTLPELGAAALNRPPEEIVLTGGPYDLRRTVVSVRVNPDSPYVVRGGEDGSLGLYLDGARIADVGLPPMPEYYRHKLSNGKSVMEVAPTIQWGYLIYLTVFRVCQYFGAKEECQFCDINHNWRQHKAAGRPYTGVKPVDEVLEALEIIDRYDTAGTSRAYTLTGGSITSQVGGRDEADFYGHYAKAIEERFPGRWTGKVVAQALPRDAVQRFHDYGIKIYHPNFEVWDRRLFELHCPGKERYVGRDEWHRRILDSAEIFGPRNVIPNFVAGIEMAEPFGFTKVSEAIESTTEGLRFFMSNGVVPRFTTWCPEPTTPLGKANPLGAPLEYHIRLLEAYRATLEEFGLSSPPGYGPAGPGRAVFSVSSFMDSLEGLEAADA comes from the coding sequence ATGGAGACGCGCAGCCGAACCGCGCTGGTGGAAGGCCTGATGGAGCGCTTCCCGCACGTGCCCCGGGAGGCCGTGATCAAGGAGGATCTGCTCCGGGGCGGCATGGCCTTCGACGAGTCCGCGCTCAGCGGTACGGCCGACGGCGGCTCCGGTGACGTGAAGCCCAAGTCGTACTTCATCTTCTCCTTCGACCACCGGACCCTGCCGGAGCTCGGCGCCGCCGCGCTGAACCGGCCGCCCGAGGAGATCGTGCTCACCGGCGGCCCCTACGACCTGCGCCGCACGGTGGTCTCCGTACGGGTCAACCCGGACTCGCCCTACGTGGTGCGCGGCGGCGAGGACGGTTCGCTCGGCCTGTACCTCGACGGCGCGCGGATCGCGGACGTCGGCCTGCCGCCGATGCCGGAGTACTACCGGCACAAGCTGTCGAACGGCAAGTCGGTGATGGAGGTCGCGCCGACCATCCAGTGGGGCTACCTGATCTACCTGACGGTCTTCCGGGTGTGCCAGTACTTCGGCGCCAAGGAGGAGTGCCAGTTCTGCGACATCAACCACAACTGGCGCCAGCACAAGGCGGCGGGCCGCCCGTACACCGGGGTGAAGCCGGTCGACGAGGTGCTGGAGGCCCTGGAGATCATCGACCGCTACGACACGGCGGGCACGTCCCGGGCGTACACCCTCACCGGCGGTTCGATCACCTCGCAGGTCGGCGGCCGCGACGAGGCCGATTTCTACGGCCACTACGCGAAGGCCATCGAGGAGCGCTTCCCCGGCCGCTGGACCGGCAAGGTGGTCGCCCAGGCCCTGCCCCGCGACGCCGTGCAGCGCTTCCACGACTACGGCATCAAGATCTACCACCCCAACTTCGAGGTGTGGGACCGCCGGCTGTTCGAGCTGCACTGCCCGGGCAAGGAGCGCTACGTCGGCCGCGACGAATGGCACCGCAGGATCCTGGACTCCGCCGAGATCTTCGGCCCGCGCAACGTGATCCCCAATTTCGTGGCGGGCATCGAGATGGCCGAGCCCTTCGGCTTCACGAAGGTGAGCGAGGCCATCGAGTCGACCACCGAGGGCCTGCGGTTCTTCATGTCGAACGGTGTCGTGCCCCGCTTCACCACCTGGTGCCCCGAGCCGACCACTCCGCTGGGCAAGGCCAACCCGCTGGGCGCCCCGCTGGAGTACCACATCCGGCTCTTGGAGGCCTACCGGGCGACGCTGGAGGAGTTCGGGCTGAGCTCCCCGCCCGGCTACGGTCCGGCCGGTCCCGGGCGCGCGGTGTTCTCCGTGAGCTCGTTCATGGACAGCCTGGAAGGCCTCGAAGCCGCCGACGCCTGA
- a CDS encoding glyceraldehyde-3-phosphate dehydrogenase — MTVIEDSFSSWKNREEIAESMIPIIGKLHRERDVTILLHSRSLVNKSVVSILKTHRFARQIDGEELSVTETLPFLQALTALDLGPSQIDIGMLAATYKTDGRGLSVAEFTAEAVSGATGDNKVERREGRDVVLYGFGRIGRLVARLLIEKAGSGNGLRLRAIVVRGGGDQDLVKRASLLRRDSIHGQFQGTITVDEANSTIVANGNTIKVIYANDPSEVDYTAYGIKDAILIDNTGKWRDREGLSKHLRPGIEKVVLTAPGKGDVPNIVHGVNHDTIKPDEQILSCASCTTNAIVPPLKAMDDEYGVLRGHVETVHSFTNDQNLLDNYHKADRRGRSAPLNMVITETGAASAVAKALPDLKAPITGSSIRVPVPDVSIAILSLRLGRETTREEVLDYLRDVSLHSPLKRQIDFTTAPDAVSMDFVGSRHSSIVDAGATKVDGDNAILYLWYDNEFGYSCQVIRVVQHVSGVEYPTYPVPGV, encoded by the coding sequence GTGACTGTCATTGAGGACTCGTTCAGCAGCTGGAAAAACCGCGAAGAGATCGCGGAGTCGATGATTCCGATCATCGGGAAGCTGCACAGGGAGCGGGACGTCACGATCCTGCTTCACAGCCGCTCGCTGGTGAACAAGTCGGTGGTGAGCATCCTCAAGACCCACCGATTCGCCCGGCAGATCGACGGCGAGGAGCTCTCGGTCACCGAGACGCTCCCGTTCCTGCAGGCTCTCACCGCGCTCGATCTCGGCCCTTCGCAGATCGACATCGGCATGCTCGCCGCGACGTACAAGACGGACGGTCGCGGACTCTCGGTGGCGGAGTTCACCGCCGAGGCCGTCTCCGGCGCCACGGGTGACAACAAGGTGGAGCGGCGCGAGGGGCGCGACGTCGTCCTGTACGGCTTCGGCCGCATCGGCCGCCTCGTCGCCCGCCTGCTCATCGAGAAGGCCGGCTCCGGCAACGGCCTGCGCCTGCGCGCCATCGTCGTCCGCGGCGGCGGCGACCAGGACCTCGTGAAGCGCGCCTCGCTGCTGCGCCGCGACTCCATCCACGGCCAGTTCCAGGGCACGATCACCGTTGACGAGGCGAACAGCACGATCGTCGCCAACGGCAACACCATCAAGGTGATCTACGCGAACGACCCGTCCGAGGTCGACTACACGGCGTACGGCATCAAGGACGCCATCCTCATCGACAACACGGGCAAGTGGCGCGACCGCGAGGGTCTCTCCAAGCACCTGCGCCCCGGCATCGAGAAGGTCGTCCTGACGGCCCCGGGCAAGGGCGACGTCCCGAACATCGTCCACGGCGTCAACCACGACACGATCAAGCCGGACGAGCAGATCCTGTCCTGCGCCTCCTGCACCACCAACGCGATCGTCCCGCCCCTGAAGGCCATGGACGACGAGTACGGCGTGCTGCGCGGCCACGTGGAGACCGTCCACTCGTTCACCAACGACCAGAACCTGCTGGACAACTACCACAAGGCCGACCGCCGCGGCCGTTCCGCGCCGCTCAACATGGTCATCACCGAGACCGGCGCCGCGTCCGCCGTCGCCAAGGCGCTGCCCGACCTGAAGGCGCCGATCACCGGCAGCTCGATCCGCGTCCCCGTCCCGGACGTCTCGATCGCCATCCTGAGCCTGCGCCTGGGCCGCGAGACCACCCGCGAGGAGGTCCTCGACTACCTCCGCGACGTCTCGCTGCACTCGCCGCTCAAGCGCCAGATCGACTTCACGACCGCGCCCGACGCCGTCTCCATGGACTTCGTCGGCTCGCGCCACTCCTCGATCGTCGACGCGGGCGCCACCAAGGTGGACGGCGACAACGCGATCCTCTACCTCTGGTACGACAACGAGTTCGGCTACTCCTGCCAGGTCATCCGGGTCGTCCAGCACGTCTCCGGCGTCGAGTACCCGACCTACCCGGTTCCGGGCGTCTGA
- a CDS encoding cytochrome P450: protein MSTDTILDFPFSARGDQIPAEVELLRSEPVKKVRTIAGDEAWLVSSYQLCKQVLEDPRFSLKDTSAPGVPRQYALTIPPEVVNNMGNITGAGLRKAVLKAINPKAAGLNDWMRAHATELVDNILAYGAPVDLRSQFTNPYAENLHCRILGIPQADAPRLAGSLDIAFMNSACPVTGAKLNWDRDMAYMVERLDDPATTGLMAELAALREDPDYAHLTDEMLATVGVTFFGAGVISTMGFLTMAIFSLLQNPDVWEQLRKAPEKIPGAVDELLRVNLSIADGLPRLATEDITLGDVEVKKGELLLVLVEGANTDPSVFPDPHVVDIDRENASQHLSFGGGGHYCPATALGKRHTEIAIEVLLEKMPELALAVPVEQLVWRTQFMKRIPERLPVLW, encoded by the coding sequence ATGAGCACTGACACCATCCTCGACTTCCCCTTCTCCGCCCGCGGCGACCAGATCCCCGCCGAGGTCGAGCTGCTACGCTCCGAGCCGGTCAAGAAGGTCCGGACGATAGCCGGGGACGAAGCCTGGCTCGTTTCCTCCTATCAGCTGTGCAAGCAGGTCCTCGAAGATCCGCGGTTCAGCCTCAAGGACACGTCGGCCCCGGGTGTGCCCCGCCAGTACGCGCTGACGATCCCGCCCGAGGTCGTCAACAACATGGGCAACATCACCGGCGCCGGCCTCCGCAAGGCCGTGCTCAAGGCGATCAACCCCAAGGCGGCCGGTCTCAACGACTGGATGCGCGCCCACGCCACGGAGCTCGTCGACAACATCCTGGCCTACGGGGCGCCGGTCGACCTGCGGAGCCAGTTCACCAACCCGTACGCCGAGAACCTGCACTGCCGCATCCTCGGCATCCCGCAGGCCGACGCGCCGCGACTGGCCGGCAGCCTCGACATCGCGTTCATGAACTCGGCGTGCCCCGTCACCGGCGCCAAGCTCAACTGGGACCGGGACATGGCCTACATGGTCGAGCGTCTCGACGACCCCGCCACGACCGGTCTGATGGCCGAGCTGGCGGCGCTGCGCGAGGACCCCGACTACGCGCACCTGACCGACGAGATGCTGGCCACCGTCGGCGTCACGTTCTTCGGCGCCGGGGTCATCTCCACCATGGGCTTCCTGACCATGGCGATCTTCTCGCTGCTGCAGAACCCCGACGTGTGGGAGCAGCTGCGCAAGGCTCCGGAGAAGATCCCGGGCGCCGTGGACGAGCTGCTGCGCGTCAACCTCTCCATCGCCGACGGCCTGCCCCGGCTGGCCACCGAGGACATCACCCTCGGTGACGTCGAGGTGAAGAAGGGCGAGCTGCTGCTCGTCCTGGTCGAGGGCGCCAACACCGACCCGTCCGTCTTCCCGGACCCGCACGTCGTCGACATCGACCGGGAGAACGCCTCGCAGCACCTCTCCTTCGGCGGCGGCGGCCACTACTGCCCCGCCACGGCCCTGGGCAAGCGGCACACGGAGATCGCCATCGAGGTCCTCCTGGAGAAGATGCCCGAGCTGGCCCTGGCCGTGCCGGTGGAGCAGCTCGTCTGGCGCACCCAGTTCATGAAGCGCATCCCCGAGCGTCTGCCCGTGCTCTGGTAG
- a CDS encoding tRNA-dependent cyclodipeptide synthase, with protein sequence MTTATEVFTVRPYTPHCEVINKEGDHAVIGISPGNSYFSAQRILDLAQWGMRNFDQVDLIYTDMYVAEMYEALGYDEIEARRKSVKNLRGVRAKVNNAAAEADPSGVRLRARPMSALTDIPAYQAIHSDLTRRLDNDPDFRATCSALVDSFLSSKVLNGETATTRQREVCLQYVCAEAPLFLDTPAIMGVPSSLNCYHQLLPMAELLYSRGSGLRASRNQGHAVITPAEGSFDEH encoded by the coding sequence TTGACGACAGCGACCGAAGTCTTCACAGTCCGGCCGTACACCCCGCATTGCGAAGTAATCAACAAAGAGGGCGACCACGCGGTCATCGGCATCTCGCCGGGTAACAGCTACTTCTCCGCGCAGCGCATTCTCGACCTTGCCCAATGGGGCATGCGCAACTTCGATCAGGTCGACCTGATCTACACCGACATGTACGTCGCCGAGATGTACGAAGCACTCGGCTACGACGAGATCGAGGCGCGGCGCAAGTCGGTGAAGAACCTGCGCGGAGTCCGCGCCAAGGTCAACAACGCCGCCGCCGAGGCCGACCCCTCGGGCGTCCGACTGCGCGCCCGCCCGATGTCGGCCCTCACCGACATCCCGGCCTACCAGGCCATCCACTCGGACCTGACCCGCCGACTGGACAACGACCCCGACTTCCGAGCGACTTGCAGCGCGCTCGTCGACTCGTTCCTCTCCTCCAAGGTGCTGAACGGGGAGACCGCGACCACGCGGCAGCGCGAAGTCTGCCTCCAGTACGTCTGCGCCGAGGCGCCGCTCTTCCTCGACACGCCCGCGATCATGGGCGTGCCGTCCTCTCTGAACTGCTACCACCAGCTCCTGCCGATGGCGGAATTGCTCTACTCGCGCGGCTCGGGCCTGCGCGCCTCCCGCAACCAGGGCCACGCCGTCATCACCCCCGCCGAAGGATCCTTCGATGAGCACTGA